The Petropleomorpha daqingensis genome includes a window with the following:
- a CDS encoding PLDc N-terminal domain-containing protein: MLAAVSGSDFPLQNIIWTMLIFFGFALWVWLLVVVLTDLFARAELKTWLKVAWVVVFFVLPILGPLGYLCTRPPDAGELRFTGRRSVPVDDDYYRTTVTGDGQYHGLHDEATWRRDMSGPVRPA, from the coding sequence GTGCTCGCAGCGGTCTCGGGGAGTGACTTCCCGCTCCAGAACATCATCTGGACGATGCTGATCTTCTTCGGGTTCGCCCTCTGGGTGTGGCTGCTCGTCGTCGTCCTGACCGACCTGTTCGCCCGGGCCGAGCTGAAGACGTGGCTGAAGGTCGCGTGGGTCGTCGTCTTCTTCGTGCTGCCGATCCTGGGCCCGCTCGGTTACCTGTGCACGCGCCCCCCGGACGCCGGGGAGCTGCGGTTCACGGGCCGACGGTCCGTGCCGGTGGACGACGACTACTACCGGACGACGGTCACCGGCGACGGCCAGTACCACGGGCTGCACGACGAGGCGACGTGGCGCCGGGACATGTCGGGGCCGGTCCGGCCGGCGTGA
- a CDS encoding 3-keto-5-aminohexanoate cleavage protein, protein MYFLDDSLFPENQEKLVITAAPYGPEWEPADFPEDIPLTMDQHVQQAVDCWNAGATVLHIHVRELDGKGSKRMSQFNELLGRLRLAVPDMILQVGGSISFAPEGDGAEAKWLSDDTRHMLAELDPKPDQVTIAINTSQMNIVELMTDSDIEGTSFQRPELYETYRNMEVPANPAWVEEHLRRLVANGIQPHFQLAHSAQLETVERMVRRGVYTGPLNITWVAIGGGFDGPNPYTMMEFIRRVPDGASLTLESIQRNVLPINAMALALGLHTRCGNEDTLWRKPGEKITSVAAIEQLVRIATELGREVATGKEAREIYKLDEHWGSTDEALAKLGYPPNRKPGQVGFLHHA, encoded by the coding sequence GTGTACTTCCTCGACGACTCCCTGTTCCCGGAGAACCAGGAGAAGCTGGTCATCACCGCGGCCCCGTACGGCCCCGAGTGGGAGCCCGCCGACTTCCCCGAGGACATCCCGCTGACCATGGACCAGCACGTGCAGCAGGCCGTGGACTGCTGGAACGCCGGCGCCACCGTGCTGCACATCCACGTGCGCGAGCTCGACGGCAAGGGCTCCAAGCGGATGTCGCAGTTCAACGAGCTGCTCGGCCGGCTGCGCCTGGCCGTGCCGGACATGATCCTGCAGGTCGGCGGCTCGATCTCCTTCGCCCCGGAGGGCGACGGCGCCGAGGCCAAGTGGCTGTCCGACGACACCCGGCACATGCTCGCCGAGCTCGACCCCAAGCCCGACCAGGTGACCATCGCGATCAACACCTCGCAGATGAACATCGTCGAGCTGATGACCGACTCCGACATCGAGGGCACGTCGTTCCAGCGGCCGGAGCTGTACGAGACCTACCGCAACATGGAGGTGCCGGCCAACCCCGCGTGGGTCGAGGAGCACCTGCGCCGCCTGGTCGCCAACGGCATCCAGCCGCACTTCCAGCTGGCCCACTCCGCGCAGCTGGAGACCGTGGAGCGGATGGTCCGCCGCGGCGTCTACACCGGCCCGCTCAACATCACCTGGGTGGCGATCGGCGGCGGCTTCGACGGCCCGAACCCGTACACGATGATGGAGTTCATCCGCCGGGTGCCCGACGGCGCGTCGCTGACCCTGGAGAGCATCCAGCGCAACGTGCTGCCGATCAACGCGATGGCCCTCGCCCTGGGCCTGCACACCCGCTGCGGCAACGAGGACACGCTGTGGCGCAAGCCCGGCGAGAAGATCACCTCGGTCGCCGCCATCGAGCAGCTGGTCCGGATCGCCACGGAGCTCGGCCGCGAGGTCGCGACGGGCAAGGAGGCCCGCGAGATCTACAAGCTCGACGAGCACTGGGGCAGCACCGACGAGGCGCTGGCGAAGCTCGGCTACCCGCCGAACCGCAAGCCCGGCCAGGTCGGCTTCCTGCACCACGCCTGA
- a CDS encoding alpha/beta-hydrolase family protein codes for MGQVPARSHAPGVGVVMAAATAPGTFAGSLSRRSALDQGLVTGLATGLHYLLAAGGQDTLEATARFLIDGKTSPAVRRAGAIAVDGAAVPLGLLVLRALPPRADDPLRGLVRQAAWRLGATGLCGALLGGAELGAQALDDRLRLDGRLARLPLAIPVGLAVAFVLDLLRGREGEEGQSSDGAPPALSSLGIATGVVGGLSAAGYGEHLLADLAGRRLSAVLPGPPELWRLTGHAGSLVALASGASTVWHRAMRGIEAGTSADVPVLEDDEAERWVPSTVSGGPGSLVPWAGLGREGRRHALATVRPQPLANRPDGTPDLSIETVMGTPARAAPVQVYVGLDSAPTPRERVDLAMAELERTGALDRSLLVLVSPTGTGYVNYVAMAAVQYLTLGDVASVTLQYSRRPSPLSLGMVKTAREQNRLLCLRVLERIRARGGGPRVVLFGESLGAHTSQDVFLHWGTLGLEAMGVDRALWLGTPYGSKWMRQVTRGDRLDVDRDTVAVVNDHDALTRLTEERGTPPRFVLLSHDNDGVTRFGLDLLWFPPDWLGPDRPTPEPVPDASPRGIPRAMRWRPVTTFFQSLVDMKNAQTPGPYRAFAHDYRADLPRFLSDVYGLPVAPDQLRRIEEALQLRESVREKLFTAAAPAG; via the coding sequence ATGGGCCAGGTGCCGGCACGCAGCCACGCCCCCGGTGTCGGCGTGGTCATGGCCGCGGCGACGGCCCCGGGCACGTTCGCCGGCTCGCTCTCCCGCCGCAGCGCGCTCGACCAGGGACTGGTGACCGGCCTGGCCACCGGGTTGCACTACCTGCTCGCCGCCGGTGGGCAGGACACCCTGGAGGCGACCGCCCGGTTCCTCATCGACGGGAAGACGTCCCCGGCGGTCCGGCGGGCGGGCGCCATCGCGGTCGACGGCGCGGCGGTGCCGCTCGGGCTGCTCGTGCTCCGGGCGCTCCCGCCGCGCGCCGACGACCCGCTGCGCGGTCTCGTGCGCCAGGCGGCCTGGCGGCTCGGCGCGACGGGGTTGTGCGGCGCGCTGCTCGGCGGCGCCGAGCTCGGCGCGCAGGCGCTGGACGACCGGCTGCGGCTGGATGGCCGGCTCGCCCGCCTGCCGCTGGCGATCCCGGTCGGCCTCGCGGTCGCGTTCGTGCTGGACCTGCTGCGCGGGCGGGAGGGCGAGGAGGGGCAGTCCTCGGACGGCGCACCGCCGGCGCTCTCCTCGCTCGGGATCGCCACCGGCGTGGTCGGCGGGCTCTCCGCTGCCGGGTACGGCGAGCACCTGCTCGCCGACCTCGCCGGGCGCCGGCTGTCCGCCGTCCTGCCCGGGCCACCGGAGCTCTGGCGCTTGACCGGGCACGCCGGCTCCCTCGTCGCACTGGCGAGCGGGGCCTCCACGGTCTGGCACCGGGCGATGCGCGGGATCGAGGCCGGGACCTCGGCCGACGTCCCGGTGCTCGAGGACGACGAGGCCGAGCGGTGGGTGCCCTCGACGGTGAGCGGCGGACCCGGCAGCCTCGTCCCGTGGGCGGGCCTGGGCCGCGAGGGGCGCCGGCACGCGCTCGCCACGGTGCGCCCCCAGCCGCTCGCGAACCGGCCGGACGGGACGCCGGACCTGTCGATCGAGACGGTGATGGGCACGCCGGCCCGCGCCGCTCCCGTGCAGGTCTACGTCGGGCTGGACAGCGCGCCGACCCCCCGCGAGCGCGTGGACCTGGCGATGGCCGAGCTGGAGCGCACGGGGGCCCTCGACCGGTCCCTGCTCGTGCTGGTCTCCCCCACCGGCACCGGCTACGTCAACTACGTCGCCATGGCCGCCGTCCAGTACCTGACGCTGGGCGACGTCGCCTCCGTGACGCTGCAGTACTCCCGCCGGCCGTCACCGCTCTCGCTGGGCATGGTCAAGACCGCCCGCGAGCAGAACCGGCTGCTGTGCCTGCGGGTGCTGGAGCGCATCCGGGCGCGCGGTGGCGGGCCGCGCGTCGTGCTGTTCGGCGAGAGCCTCGGTGCGCACACCAGCCAGGACGTCTTCCTCCACTGGGGCACGCTGGGCCTCGAGGCGATGGGCGTCGACCGCGCGCTGTGGCTCGGCACGCCGTACGGCAGCAAGTGGATGCGGCAGGTCACCCGCGGCGACCGGCTCGACGTCGACCGGGACACCGTGGCCGTGGTGAACGACCACGACGCGCTGACCCGGCTCACCGAGGAGCGCGGAACGCCGCCGCGGTTCGTGCTGCTCAGCCACGACAACGACGGCGTCACCCGGTTCGGGCTGGACCTGCTGTGGTTCCCGCCGGACTGGCTCGGCCCCGACCGGCCGACGCCCGAGCCGGTCCCCGACGCCAGCCCGCGCGGCATCCCCCGGGCCATGCGCTGGCGCCCGGTGACGACGTTCTTCCAGAGCCTGGTGGACATGAAGAACGCGCAGACGCCGGGGCCGTACCGGGCCTTCGCGCACGACTACCGCGCCGACCTGCCGCGGTTCCTCAGCGACGTCTACGGGCTGCCCGTCGCGCCGGACCAGCTGCGCCGCATCGAGGAGGCGCTGCAACTGCGCGAGAGCGTGCGCGAGAAGCTCTTCACCGCCGCGGCCCCCGCCGGCTGA
- a CDS encoding YeiH family protein, with product MTASSVDPAVRGAAAPPPADAPSTPTRRWPGLLAAALGLGGALLAHRFVPAIGVLTWAVFLGMVAGNTRLLPAAARQALGKLTKRLLRIGIVLLGFSVSFASIAALGIGTIALVAGSLVATLVVTTWLGNRLRLGRARSLIIGTGFAICGASAIAAMEDTARADDEDVTVGIAMVTLFGTIAMVALPLLWHPLGLSDAQFGIWAGASIQEVGQVVAAAGAGGAAVVAIAVVAKLTRVVLLAPVVAAVSVRRRLAEPGGGADGEAGAKRPPIVPLFVLGFVACAALRSTGIVPEGVLGAISQVQVAALGAALFGMGAGVRLASLFRGSSRVLAVATFATVFIAGLSLAGVLLLGS from the coding sequence ATGACCGCCTCCTCGGTGGACCCGGCCGTCCGCGGTGCGGCAGCGCCGCCGCCCGCGGACGCGCCGTCCACCCCCACCCGCCGGTGGCCCGGCCTGCTGGCCGCGGCCCTCGGCCTGGGCGGCGCCCTGCTCGCCCACCGGTTCGTGCCCGCGATCGGCGTCCTGACCTGGGCCGTCTTCCTCGGGATGGTGGCCGGCAACACCCGGCTGCTGCCCGCGGCGGCCCGGCAGGCGCTGGGCAAGCTGACCAAGCGACTGCTCCGGATCGGGATCGTCCTGCTCGGCTTCTCGGTCTCGTTCGCCTCGATCGCGGCGCTCGGCATCGGCACGATCGCCCTCGTGGCCGGTTCGCTGGTCGCCACGCTCGTCGTCACGACGTGGCTGGGCAACCGGCTCCGGCTGGGCCGGGCGCGCAGCCTAATCATCGGTACCGGGTTCGCCATCTGCGGGGCCTCGGCCATCGCCGCGATGGAGGACACCGCCCGGGCCGACGACGAGGACGTCACGGTCGGGATCGCGATGGTCACCCTGTTCGGGACGATCGCGATGGTGGCGCTGCCGCTGCTGTGGCACCCGCTGGGCCTGTCGGACGCGCAGTTCGGCATCTGGGCCGGCGCCAGCATCCAGGAGGTCGGGCAGGTCGTCGCGGCGGCGGGCGCGGGCGGGGCCGCGGTGGTCGCCATCGCCGTCGTCGCCAAGCTGACCCGGGTGGTGCTGCTGGCCCCCGTCGTCGCGGCGGTCAGCGTGCGGCGCCGGCTCGCCGAGCCGGGTGGCGGGGCGGACGGCGAGGCGGGCGCCAAGCGGCCGCCGATCGTGCCGCTGTTCGTGCTGGGCTTCGTCGCCTGCGCGGCGCTGCGCAGCACCGGGATCGTCCCCGAGGGCGTGCTCGGCGCGATCTCGCAGGTGCAGGTGGCCGCGCTCGGGGCCGCGCTGTTCGGGATGGGCGCCGGCGTCCGGCTGGCGTCGCTGTTCCGGGGCAGCAGCCGGGTGCTCGCGGTCGCGACGTTCGCCACCGTGTTCATCGCCGGGCTGTCGCTGGCCGGCGTGCTGCTGCTCGGCTCCTGA
- a CDS encoding MFS transporter: MATVAPQSPVLADRAPTTRVRRAFPWIVFTLTFALLLSDYMSRQVLSAVFPFLKAEWALTDTQLGALTSVVALTVGLLAVPLSLLGDRWGRSKAIVLMAVIWSLATLGSALSANYGELMLSRLFIGVGEAAYGSVGLAVVLAVFPAYRRASFTGAFMAGGSFGSVVGVALGGSLAVHLGWRWSFAVMALLGLVLVALYRLFITDAKLARHRVVDPADGSQVATPGERAKLRTLFSTPAVICAYVGSGLQLFIAGSLFAWLPSYLGRTYGLPADKAAGVAAIAILLMGVGMIVCGTVTDRLARHLPIRKWTTAIVYTSASLVFLGIGFSLAPGGAQLLLLAIGVFFAAGTSGPAGAMVSNLTHESIRATALGTLTLANNLLGLAAGPLVTGILADRLGLAGAMQIVPLAAAGALVALLIGRKVYPKSLAKVTAQAVTR; this comes from the coding sequence ATGGCCACTGTGGCCCCCCAGAGCCCGGTTCTCGCTGACCGGGCCCCCACGACCCGGGTTCGCCGGGCCTTTCCGTGGATCGTCTTCACCCTCACGTTCGCCCTGCTGCTCTCGGACTACATGTCCCGGCAGGTCCTCTCGGCCGTCTTCCCCTTCCTCAAGGCGGAGTGGGCGCTCACCGACACCCAGCTCGGGGCGCTGACCAGCGTCGTCGCGCTGACCGTCGGCCTGCTCGCCGTCCCGCTGTCCCTGCTTGGCGACCGCTGGGGCCGCAGCAAGGCGATCGTCCTCATGGCGGTCATCTGGAGCCTCGCCACGCTGGGCTCGGCGCTCTCGGCCAACTACGGGGAGCTGATGCTCTCCCGCCTGTTCATCGGCGTCGGTGAGGCCGCCTACGGCAGCGTCGGGCTGGCCGTCGTCCTCGCGGTGTTCCCCGCCTACCGCCGGGCCTCGTTCACCGGTGCGTTCATGGCCGGCGGCTCGTTCGGCTCGGTCGTCGGGGTCGCGCTCGGCGGCTCCCTCGCCGTCCACCTGGGCTGGCGCTGGTCGTTCGCCGTCATGGCGCTGCTGGGCCTGGTCCTGGTCGCGCTGTACCGCCTGTTCATCACCGACGCGAAGCTGGCCCGCCACCGCGTCGTCGACCCCGCCGACGGCTCGCAGGTCGCGACCCCCGGCGAGCGGGCGAAGCTGCGCACGCTGTTCAGCACGCCCGCGGTCATCTGCGCCTACGTCGGCAGCGGCCTGCAGCTGTTCATCGCCGGCTCGCTGTTCGCCTGGCTGCCGAGCTACCTCGGCCGCACCTACGGCCTGCCGGCGGACAAGGCGGCCGGCGTCGCCGCGATCGCCATCCTGCTCATGGGCGTCGGCATGATCGTCTGCGGCACGGTGACCGACCGGCTGGCCCGGCACCTGCCCATCCGCAAGTGGACGACGGCGATCGTCTACACGAGCGCCTCGCTGGTCTTCCTGGGGATCGGGTTCTCCCTGGCCCCCGGTGGCGCGCAGCTGCTGCTGCTGGCGATCGGCGTCTTCTTCGCGGCCGGCACTTCCGGCCCGGCCGGCGCGATGGTCTCCAACCTGACCCACGAGTCGATCCGCGCCACCGCCCTGGGCACGCTGACGCTGGCGAACAACCTGCTCGGCCTGGCGGCCGGCCCGCTGGTCACCGGCATCCTCGCCGACCGGCTCGGCCTGGCCGGTGCCATGCAGATCGTGCCGCTGGCCGCTGCCGGCGCCCTGGTCGCGCTGCTGATCGGCCGCAAGGTCTACCCGAAGAGCCTGGCGAAGGTGACCGCGCAGGCGGTGACCAGGTGA
- a CDS encoding TauD/TfdA dioxygenase family protein: MSVVVDSTVEREAWPSFTTGAHSIEVVPLTATIGAELRNVSLARASRDAELFAELKALLLQYKVLFVRDQDITRGEHVALAERFGPLEDHPVAGSDPDHPGLVRIYKDLDSAPEHYENAFHCDATWREVAPMGSVLRCVESPPVGGDTIWVNMVEAYRRLPEHVKQQIAGLRARHSIEASFGASMPEEKRRALHATFPDAEHPVVRTHPETGEEILFVNAFTTHFVNFHTPENVRFGFDYAPGASELLNYLIRQAAVPEYQVRWRWTKNSFAIWDNRATQHYAVQDYWPAVRKMERAGIVGTPSF, encoded by the coding sequence GTGTCCGTCGTCGTCGACTCCACCGTGGAGCGGGAGGCCTGGCCCTCCTTCACCACCGGCGCCCACTCGATCGAGGTCGTCCCGCTGACCGCGACCATCGGCGCCGAGCTGCGCAACGTCAGCCTGGCCCGGGCGTCCCGCGACGCCGAGCTCTTCGCCGAGCTCAAGGCCCTGCTGCTGCAGTACAAGGTCCTGTTCGTCCGCGACCAGGACATCACCCGCGGCGAGCACGTCGCCCTCGCCGAGCGCTTCGGCCCGCTCGAGGACCACCCGGTGGCCGGCAGCGACCCCGACCACCCCGGTCTGGTGCGCATCTACAAGGACCTGGACAGCGCGCCCGAGCACTACGAGAACGCCTTCCACTGCGACGCCACCTGGCGCGAGGTCGCGCCCATGGGCTCGGTGCTCCGGTGCGTCGAGTCGCCGCCCGTCGGCGGCGACACGATCTGGGTGAACATGGTCGAGGCCTACCGCCGGCTGCCCGAGCACGTGAAGCAGCAGATCGCCGGCCTGCGGGCGCGGCACAGCATCGAGGCCAGCTTCGGCGCCTCGATGCCGGAGGAGAAGCGGCGCGCCCTGCACGCCACGTTCCCCGACGCCGAGCACCCGGTCGTGCGGACCCACCCGGAGACGGGCGAGGAGATCCTGTTCGTGAACGCGTTCACGACGCACTTCGTCAACTTCCACACGCCGGAGAACGTGCGATTCGGGTTCGACTACGCGCCGGGCGCGAGCGAGCTGCTCAACTACCTGATCCGCCAGGCCGCCGTCCCGGAGTACCAGGTCCGCTGGCGCTGGACGAAGAACAGCTTCGCCATCTGGGACAACCGCGCGACCCAGCACTACGCCGTCCAGGACTACTGGCCCGCCGTCCGCAAGATGGAGCGCGCGGGAATCGTCGGCACCCCTTCCTTCTGA
- a CDS encoding CPBP family intramembrane glutamic endopeptidase gives MTTSAVRRRYRRVSGAVVVVLAGINVTDHVLHPPWWVRAIEGGALLAWARLDGLTWSQLGLGRDRLRSGLRWGLGAVGVIGAVYVVGVLIPVFRPLFQDARYDVPLGDGLRTVFVTIPFGTVLLEELAFRSVLWGVLSRHLRQWQVLVTTSVLFGFWHVLPSLNVGSSNKGVGEAVGTGGVLVTGGAVLLTTLGGLVFGELRRRSGSVVASALAHWAFNALGVLFGLVAWKIDPSP, from the coding sequence GTGACCACCTCGGCGGTCCGCCGCCGCTACCGGCGGGTGTCGGGCGCGGTCGTCGTCGTCCTCGCCGGGATCAACGTCACCGACCACGTCCTGCACCCGCCCTGGTGGGTGCGCGCGATCGAGGGCGGCGCCCTGCTCGCCTGGGCGCGGCTGGACGGGCTGACCTGGTCGCAGCTGGGCCTGGGCCGCGACCGGCTGAGGTCCGGCCTGCGCTGGGGGCTCGGCGCGGTCGGTGTCATCGGCGCGGTCTACGTCGTCGGCGTGCTCATCCCCGTCTTCCGGCCGCTGTTCCAGGACGCGCGGTACGACGTGCCGCTGGGCGACGGCCTGCGCACTGTGTTCGTGACCATCCCGTTCGGGACGGTGCTGCTCGAGGAGCTGGCCTTCCGCTCGGTCCTCTGGGGCGTGCTGAGCCGGCACCTGCGGCAGTGGCAGGTGCTGGTCACGACGTCGGTGCTGTTCGGGTTCTGGCACGTGCTGCCCTCCCTGAACGTCGGCAGCTCGAACAAGGGGGTGGGGGAGGCGGTCGGCACCGGCGGTGTGCTCGTCACCGGGGGCGCCGTCCTGCTGACCACCCTCGGCGGCCTGGTCTTCGGCGAGCTGCGCCGGCGCAGCGGCAGCGTCGTGGCCAGCGCCCTGGCGCACTGGGCGTTCAACGCCCTCGGCGTCCTGTTCGGCCTGGTGGCCTGGAAGATCGATCCGTCGCCCTGA
- a CDS encoding quinone oxidoreductase family protein — protein sequence MAKGIRFYETGGPEVLRWESLPVGEPGPGQVRIRHAAVGLNFADTYFRSGLYPAALPTGMGVEAAGVIEEVGPGVVGFAEGDRVTYTGSPLGAYSTERVMDAAHLIPLPDAIGFETAAAMTMRGLTTGYLLRRIADLQAGDTVLLHAAAGGVGLIFCQWASLLGIRVIGTVSTDEKAEIARAHGCWETVVHTREDVAARVRELTDGAGVPVAYDSIGRTTVPSSLDSLRRRGLLVCFGTASGPIPPIDAMQLAVKGSLFVTRPALADYIADPAERGALAGELFDHVASRRITVPINQRYALEDAVRAHQDLESGRSVGSSVFALA from the coding sequence ATGGCGAAGGGCATCCGCTTCTACGAGACCGGCGGTCCGGAGGTGCTGCGCTGGGAGAGCCTCCCCGTCGGCGAGCCCGGCCCCGGCCAGGTGCGGATCCGCCACGCGGCCGTCGGCCTCAACTTCGCCGACACCTACTTCCGCTCGGGCCTCTACCCGGCGGCGCTGCCCACCGGCATGGGTGTCGAGGCGGCCGGCGTGATCGAGGAGGTCGGCCCCGGCGTGGTCGGCTTCGCCGAGGGCGACCGGGTGACCTACACCGGCAGCCCGCTGGGCGCCTACAGCACCGAGCGCGTGATGGACGCCGCGCACCTGATCCCGCTGCCCGACGCGATCGGCTTCGAGACCGCCGCGGCGATGACCATGCGCGGGCTGACCACCGGCTACCTGCTGCGGCGCATCGCCGACCTGCAGGCCGGCGACACCGTCCTCCTGCACGCGGCCGCCGGCGGCGTCGGCCTGATCTTCTGCCAGTGGGCGAGCCTGCTGGGCATCCGCGTCATCGGCACCGTCTCCACCGACGAGAAGGCGGAGATCGCCAGGGCGCACGGTTGCTGGGAGACCGTCGTCCACACCCGCGAGGACGTCGCCGCCCGGGTGCGCGAGCTGACCGACGGCGCCGGCGTCCCGGTCGCCTACGACAGCATCGGCCGGACCACCGTCCCGTCGTCGCTGGACTCGCTGCGCCGGCGCGGCCTGCTGGTCTGCTTCGGCACCGCCTCCGGCCCGATCCCGCCGATCGACGCGATGCAGCTGGCGGTCAAGGGCTCGCTGTTCGTCACCCGCCCGGCGCTGGCCGACTACATCGCCGACCCGGCGGAGCGGGGCGCGCTGGCCGGCGAGCTGTTCGACCACGTGGCCTCGCGCCGGATCACCGTCCCGATCAACCAGCGCTACGCCCTGGAGGACGCCGTCCGCGCCCACCAGGACCTGGAGTCCGGCCGCAGCGTCGGCTCCTCCGTCTTCGCCCTCGCCTGA
- a CDS encoding RBBP9/YdeN family alpha/beta hydrolase has translation MTRPTLVLVPGLRGEVADHWQTRLAASRPDVRTVRPLGRTEPSLHARVSLLEQVVAQARGPVVLVAHSAGCLVVAHWAIWYRGSAVAGAVLATPPTLATELPPEYPSIRQLRTHGWLPIPRLPLPFPSIVAASENDPLANPVRLRSLARAWGSRVHELGPVGHLNPASGFGEWPGALPLVDELLAEARQPALASA, from the coding sequence GTGACCCGGCCGACCCTCGTCCTCGTCCCGGGCCTGCGCGGGGAGGTCGCCGACCACTGGCAGACGCGGCTGGCCGCGAGCCGGCCGGACGTCCGGACGGTCCGCCCGCTCGGCCGCACGGAGCCCAGCCTGCACGCGCGCGTGTCGCTGCTCGAGCAGGTCGTCGCGCAGGCGCGGGGTCCGGTGGTCCTCGTCGCGCACAGCGCCGGCTGCCTGGTCGTCGCGCACTGGGCGATCTGGTACCGCGGCTCGGCGGTGGCGGGCGCGGTGCTCGCCACCCCGCCGACCCTGGCGACCGAGCTGCCGCCGGAGTACCCGTCGATCCGCCAGCTGCGGACGCACGGCTGGCTGCCGATCCCGCGGCTGCCGCTGCCGTTCCCGAGCATCGTCGCGGCCAGCGAGAACGACCCGCTGGCCAACCCGGTGCGGCTGCGGTCGCTGGCCCGTGCCTGGGGCAGCCGGGTGCACGAGCTCGGGCCGGTCGGCCACCTGAACCCCGCGTCGGGGTTCGGCGAGTGGCCGGGCGCGCTGCCGCTGGTGGACGAGCTGCTGGCCGAGGCCCGGCAGCCGGCCCTCGCCTCGGCATGA
- a CDS encoding alpha/beta hydrolase, whose amino-acid sequence MTTTTSAAGGTEVPTPRAPSEPAAVGSRPPRRRWRWLPRYTWNGTLGALLFGCSSLTPSLLPRGWLLQGLIAGITAALGYGVFVALAWFVAELTATRMSPGFRRRAWQVLAVLGTVLVVVMLVLGARWQKQIHELMGLKAPAGYTAIGIVVVAVLTFALFVQIGRGVRWLGRALVRLFSRFLPRRMARPLGVLVAGALVIFLLNGVLFQGLINAANSAFSVKDDGTEKGAVEPTAPERSGSPASLIPWADLGLQGRNFVGTGPTPDELTAFSGRPALEPVRAYAGLASSDDAGERAALAVRDLQRAGGFDRSVLVVATTTGTGWVDPAASTALEYEFNGDTAMVAMQYSYLPSWLSFLVDQAKARDAGRALFDAVYGVWANLPQGSRPKLYVFGESLGTFGGEAAFSGLADIVNRTDGVLWAGPPNFNDLWRGLVADRESGSPEWRPVVDDGKTARFADEPQDLSQPPGPWSTPRVVYLQNASDPIVWWSPRLIFSHPDWLRGTRGPDVSQSMVWIPFVTFWQVTADMVFAVNVPDGHGHKYSADYANGWADVAQPPNWTDADTQRLRELIG is encoded by the coding sequence ATGACGACGACGACGTCTGCGGCCGGCGGCACGGAGGTCCCCACCCCGCGGGCACCCTCGGAGCCCGCCGCGGTGGGGTCCCGGCCTCCGCGGCGACGGTGGCGGTGGCTGCCGCGCTACACCTGGAACGGAACCCTCGGCGCCCTGCTCTTCGGCTGCAGCTCCCTGACCCCCTCGCTGCTGCCCCGCGGCTGGCTGCTGCAGGGCCTCATCGCCGGCATCACCGCGGCCCTGGGCTACGGCGTGTTCGTGGCCCTCGCGTGGTTCGTCGCCGAGCTGACCGCGACCCGGATGTCGCCCGGCTTCCGCCGGCGCGCCTGGCAGGTGCTCGCCGTCCTGGGGACGGTCCTGGTCGTGGTCATGCTCGTCCTGGGCGCGCGCTGGCAGAAGCAGATCCACGAGCTCATGGGCCTGAAGGCACCCGCGGGCTACACCGCGATCGGGATCGTCGTCGTCGCGGTGCTGACCTTCGCGCTGTTCGTGCAGATCGGGCGGGGCGTGCGCTGGCTGGGTCGCGCGCTGGTCCGCTTGTTCAGCCGCTTCCTGCCGCGCCGGATGGCCCGGCCCCTCGGGGTCCTCGTGGCCGGCGCCCTGGTGATCTTCCTGCTCAACGGCGTCCTCTTCCAGGGCTTGATCAACGCGGCCAACTCGGCGTTCAGCGTCAAGGACGACGGCACCGAGAAGGGGGCGGTCGAGCCCACCGCCCCGGAGCGGTCCGGCAGCCCGGCCTCGCTGATCCCGTGGGCCGACCTGGGCCTGCAGGGCCGCAACTTCGTCGGCACGGGGCCGACCCCCGACGAGCTCACCGCCTTCTCCGGCCGGCCGGCGCTGGAGCCGGTCCGGGCGTACGCCGGGCTCGCGTCGTCGGACGACGCCGGCGAGCGAGCGGCGCTCGCCGTGCGCGACCTGCAGCGGGCGGGCGGCTTCGACCGCTCGGTCCTGGTCGTGGCGACGACGACGGGCACCGGCTGGGTGGACCCGGCGGCGAGCACCGCGCTGGAGTACGAGTTCAACGGCGACACCGCGATGGTCGCGATGCAGTACTCGTACCTGCCCAGCTGGCTGTCCTTCCTCGTCGACCAGGCCAAGGCCCGCGACGCCGGACGGGCGCTGTTCGACGCGGTCTACGGCGTCTGGGCGAACCTGCCCCAAGGCTCGCGACCCAAGCTCTACGTCTTCGGCGAGAGCCTCGGCACCTTCGGCGGCGAGGCCGCCTTCAGCGGGCTGGCCGACATCGTCAACCGCACGGACGGCGTGCTCTGGGCCGGCCCCCCGAACTTCAACGACCTGTGGCGCGGGCTGGTCGCCGACCGCGAGTCCGGCTCGCCGGAGTGGCGGCCGGTGGTGGACGACGGGAAGACCGCCCGCTTCGCCGACGAGCCCCAGGACCTGAGCCAACCGCCCGGGCCCTGGAGCACACCGCGGGTCGTCTACCTGCAGAACGCCTCCGACCCCATCGTGTGGTGGTCGCCGCGGCTGATCTTCAGCCACCCCGACTGGCTGCGCGGCACCCGCGGGCCGGACGTCTCGCAGAGCATGGTGTGGATCCCGTTCGTCACGTTCTGGCAGGTCACCGCGGACATGGTGTTCGCCGTGAACGTGCCCGACGGGCACGGCCACAAGTACTCGGCGGACTACGCCAACGGGTGGGCCGACGTCGCGCAGCCCCCGAACTGGACCGACGCCGACACCCAGCGACTGCGGGAACTGATCGGGTGA